In the genome of Amia ocellicauda isolate fAmiCal2 chromosome 3, fAmiCal2.hap1, whole genome shotgun sequence, one region contains:
- the vps36 gene encoding vacuolar protein-sorting-associated protein 36: protein MDRFVWSNGLLEMNETMVIQQRGVRLYDGDEKAKLDVGTVLLSTHRLIWRDQKNNECCIAIPLSQIVFFEEQAAGVGKSAKIVIHLHPALSNKEPGPYQQSKYSYIKLSFKEHGQIEFYRRLLEEMTQKRWEQMPVSQPIHTGTAGLAGRTRAVGIVGIERKLEEKRKEMDKNISEAFEDLSKLMEKAKEMVELSRSIANKIKDKQGDITEDETIRFKSYLLSMGIANPVTRETHGSGTHYHMQLAKQLGDMLLAPLKERGGMMALTEVYCLVNRARGMELLSPEDLVNACKIFESLKLPLRLRIFDSGVMVVQLQSHSEEEMIASALDNVSDKGSLTSEEFAKLLGLSVLLAKERLLLAEKMGHLCRDDSVEGLRFYPNLF from the exons ATGGACCGATTCGTGTGGTCAAACGGTCTGCTGGAAATGAATGAAACGATGGTGATTCAGCAAAGAGGTGTCAGGCTATATGACGGAGACGAGAAG GCTAAGCTTGATGTGGGGACTGTTCTTCTGAGCACACACCGCCTCATCTGGAGAGACCAAaagaataat GAGTGCTGCATTGCCATTCCGCTGTCACAGATTGTTTTCTTTGAGGAGCAAGCAGCAGGGGTTGGCAAGAG TGCTAAGATTGTGATTCACTTGCACCCTGCCTTATCCAATAAAGAGCCTGGGCCATACCAGCAGAGCAAATACTCCTACATAAAATTGTCCTTCAAGGAGCATGGGCAAATTGAG TTTTACAGGCGGCTGTTGGAGGAAATGACACAGAAACGATGGGAGCAGATGCCAGTGTCCCAGCCCATTCACACTGGTACTGCAGGGCTG GCAGGAAGGACCAGGGCAGTTGGAATTGTGGGTATTGAGAGGAAGCTGGAGGAAAAGCGAAAAGAGATGgacaaaaacatttcagag GCTTTTGAAGATCTGAGCAAGCTTATGGAAAAG GCAAAAGAGATGGTGGAATTATCTAGGTCTATAGCCAACAAAATTAAGGACAAACAAGGAGACATCACAGAAGATGAG ACTATCCGCTTTAAATCTTATCTTTTGAGCATGGGCATAGCGAACCCAGTCACACGAGAGACGCATGGCTCTGGGACGCATTACCACATGCAGCTAGCCAAGCAACTGGGGGACATGCTTTTGGCCCCACTAAAG GAAAGAGGAGGTATGATGGCTTTGACTGAAGTGTATTGCCTGGTCAATCGGGCTCGGGGGATGGAG TTGCTCTCCCCAGAGGATCTGGTGAATGCCTGTAAAATATTTGAGTCCCTGAAGCTGCCCTTAAG GTTGCGCATTTTTGACAGCGGGGTTATGGTCGTTCAGTTGCAGTCCCACAGCGAAGAAGAAATGATCGCTTCTGCACTCGATAAT GTGTCTGACAAAGGCTCTCTAACATCCGAGGAGTTTGCAAAGCTCCTAGGACTCTCAGTCCTTCTGGCAAAAGAGAG GCTGCTTCTTGCTGAGAAAATGGGTCACCTCTGCAGAGATGATTCCGTGGAGGGCTTGCGGTTTTATCCCAACCTCTTTTGA